The proteins below are encoded in one region of Streptomyces marianii:
- a CDS encoding transposase: MRVRDHLAEVFDDALFTDAFPDRGAPAQSPALLALVTVLQFTENLTDRQAADASRDRLSWKYALGAELSDAGFDFSALSRFRARLVGHGLERTLFDRLVEHCREAGLIKAGGKQRTDSTHVISAVRDLNRTELAGESVRAALEALAVAAPSWLAGVIDVAEFAERYGPRVDGWTMPGSKTKRDRLAQVFGQDALVLCRAAWSDTAPVWVREIEAVALLRQVMVQTYIIRTDGREREVIKKRDADDEGVPPGHIRLASPYDPDARWSAKGDDLFWLGYKVHLTETCDTLPEAEAEAEAEAEAEAEAEAEAEAEAEAEAVRLPLRLITDVHTTEATVPDVNLDSSVA; encoded by the coding sequence ATGCGCGTGCGTGACCACCTTGCCGAGGTTTTCGACGACGCGTTGTTCACCGATGCGTTTCCCGATCGTGGGGCTCCCGCCCAGTCTCCGGCCCTGCTCGCGCTGGTGACGGTGCTGCAGTTCACGGAGAACCTGACCGACCGGCAGGCGGCGGACGCGTCGCGGGATCGCCTGTCGTGGAAATACGCGCTGGGCGCGGAGCTCTCCGATGCAGGCTTCGACTTCTCCGCGCTGTCGAGGTTCCGTGCCCGGCTGGTCGGGCACGGCCTGGAGCGGACACTCTTCGACAGGCTCGTCGAGCACTGCCGCGAGGCCGGGCTGATCAAGGCCGGTGGCAAGCAGCGCACGGACTCCACCCATGTGATCAGCGCGGTCCGTGACCTGAACCGGACCGAGCTGGCCGGGGAGAGTGTGCGGGCCGCTCTGGAGGCGCTGGCGGTGGCGGCGCCGTCCTGGCTGGCCGGCGTGATCGACGTCGCCGAGTTCGCCGAACGCTACGGGCCGCGCGTGGATGGCTGGACGATGCCGGGCTCGAAGACCAAGCGGGACCGGCTTGCCCAGGTCTTCGGCCAGGACGCGCTGGTCCTGTGCCGGGCCGCCTGGTCCGACACCGCGCCGGTGTGGGTCCGCGAGATCGAGGCGGTGGCCCTCCTGCGGCAGGTCATGGTGCAGACCTACATCATCCGTACCGATGGCCGGGAACGGGAGGTGATCAAGAAGCGGGACGCCGACGACGAGGGCGTCCCGCCCGGCCATATCCGTCTGGCCTCCCCGTACGACCCCGACGCCCGCTGGTCGGCCAAGGGCGACGACCTGTTCTGGCTCGGATACAAGGTCCACCTCACCGAGACCTGCGACACCCTCCCCGAAGCCGAAGCCGAAGCCGAAGCCGAAGCCGAAGCCGAAGCCGAAGCCGAAGCCGAAGCCGAAGCCGAAGCCGAAGCCGAAGCCGTGAGGCTGCCGTTGCGGTTGATCACGGATGTCCACACCACCGAGGCGACCGTTCCGGACGTCAACCTCGATTCTTCGGTGGCGTGA
- a CDS encoding ISAs1 family transposase — MCRQSASVCLIKSPSRQHRALPGLPQRLATLADPRHRRGKRHPFVSVLLIACSAVLSGARSFAAIGPWARNAPQEALARLGARTTSVFAVRVAPSSATIRRIINRTCPGGLADLLGTDPAGSDTLAVDGKSARGSRHGDTPAARLLAAMTGGGLTVTQLRVPDKTNEITRFAALLAPSDLTGVTVTADALHAQRGHARFLVEDKNAHYALCVKKNQAGLYERLHTLPWREVTAKFYDRTEGHGRKETRVVQVLTVDDLDFPYAAQVARFVRHRTCLKTGRRSRETAYVITDLTSREASPQRLAKIIRSQWVIENRLHFVRDTAFREDASKAHTEHGPENMATLRSFAINCLRAAGHHNIAAGLREMSYEPFTRPLTLLGLR, encoded by the coding sequence ATGTGCCGTCAGTCTGCCAGCGTCTGCCTGATCAAGTCGCCCTCGCGTCAGCACCGCGCACTGCCGGGACTGCCGCAGCGGCTGGCCACGCTGGCCGATCCGCGGCACCGGCGCGGGAAGCGTCACCCGTTCGTGAGCGTGCTGCTGATCGCGTGCTCGGCCGTGCTGAGCGGAGCGCGTTCGTTCGCCGCGATCGGCCCGTGGGCCAGGAATGCCCCGCAGGAGGCTCTCGCCCGGCTCGGTGCCCGCACCACCAGCGTGTTCGCCGTCCGCGTCGCGCCAAGCTCGGCGACCATCCGCCGGATCATCAACCGCACCTGTCCCGGCGGGCTTGCCGACCTGCTCGGCACGGACCCGGCCGGGTCCGACACCCTCGCGGTGGACGGCAAGAGCGCTCGCGGCTCCCGCCACGGTGACACCCCGGCCGCGCGTCTGCTCGCCGCCATGACCGGTGGCGGGCTGACCGTCACGCAACTGCGAGTCCCGGACAAGACGAATGAAATCACCCGCTTCGCCGCCCTGTTGGCACCGTCCGACCTGACCGGGGTGACCGTGACCGCCGATGCCCTGCACGCCCAACGCGGCCACGCCCGCTTCCTCGTCGAGGACAAGAACGCGCACTACGCGCTGTGCGTGAAGAAGAACCAGGCCGGTCTCTACGAGCGGCTGCACACGCTGCCCTGGAGGGAAGTGACCGCGAAGTTCTACGACCGCACCGAGGGGCACGGCCGCAAGGAGACCCGCGTGGTGCAGGTCCTGACCGTCGATGACCTCGACTTCCCGTACGCCGCACAGGTCGCCCGGTTCGTACGCCACCGCACCTGCCTGAAGACCGGCAGGCGCAGCCGCGAGACGGCGTACGTGATCACAGATCTGACCAGCCGGGAAGCCTCCCCGCAGCGGCTCGCGAAGATCATTCGTTCGCAGTGGGTCATCGAAAACCGGCTCCACTTCGTCCGCGACACCGCATTCCGCGAGGACGCCTCCAAGGCCCACACCGAGCACGGCCCGGAGAACATGGCCACCCTGCGCAGCTTCGCGATCAACTGCCTCCGTGCCGCCGGCCACCACAACATCGCCGCTGGACTCCGCGAGATGTCCTACGAGCCCTTCACCCGTCCCCTGACACTCCTCGGACTCCGCTGA